In the genome of Piliocolobus tephrosceles isolate RC106 chromosome 20, ASM277652v3, whole genome shotgun sequence, one region contains:
- the NCOA3 gene encoding nuclear receptor coactivator 3 isoform X1 translates to MSGLGENLDPLATDSRKRKLPCDAPGQGLTCSGEKRRREQESKYIEELAELISANLSDIDNFNVKPDKCAILKETVRQIRQIKEQGKTISNDDDVQKADVSSTGQGVIDKDSLGPLLLQALDGFLFVVNRDGNIVFVSENVTQYLQYKQEDLVNTSVYNILHEEDRKDFLKNLPKSTVNGVSWTNETQRQKSHTFNCRMLMKTPHDILEDINASPEMRQRYETMQCFALSQPRAMMEEGEDLQSCMICVARRITTGERAFPSNPESFITRHDLSGKVVNIDTNSLRSSMRPGFEDIIRRCIQRFFSLNDGQSWSQKRHYQEAYLNGHAETPVYRFSLADGTIVTAQTKSKLFRNPVTNDRHGFVSTHFLQREQNGYRPNPNPVGQGIRPPMAGCNSSVGSMSMSPNQGLQMPSSRAYGLADPSTTGQMSGARYGGSSNIASLTPGPGMQSPSSYQNNNYGLSMSSPPHGSPGLAPNQQNIMISPRNRGSPKIASHQFSPVAGVHSPMGSSGNSGNHSFSSSSLSALQAISEGVGTSLLSTLSSPGPKLDNSPNMNITQPSKVSSQDSKSPLGFYCDQNPVESSMCQSNSRDHLSDKESKESSVEGSENPRGPLESKGHKKLLQLLTCSSDDRGHSSLTNSPLDSSCKESSVSVTSPSGVSSSTSGGVSSTSNMHGSLLQEKHRILHKLLQNGNSPAEVAKITAEATGKDTSSITSCGDGNVVKQEQLSPKKKENNALLRYLLDRDDPSDALSKELQPQVEGVDNKISQCTSSTIPSSSQEKDPKIKTETSEEGSGDLDNLDAILGDLTSSDFYNNSISSNGSHLGTKQQVFQGTNSLGLKSPQSVQSIRPPYNRAVSLDSPVSVGSSPPVKNISAFPMLPKQPMLGGNPRMMMDSQENYGSSMGGPNRNVTVTQTPSSGDWGLPNSKASRMEPVNSNSMGRPGGDYNTSLPRPALGGSMPTLPLRSNSIPGARPILQPQQQQQMLQIRPGEIPMGMGANPYGQAAASNQLGSWPDGMLSIEQVPHGTQNRPLLRNSLDDLVGPPSNLEGQSDERALLDQLHTLLSNTDATGLEEIDRALGIPELVNQGQALEPKQDAFQGQEAAVMMDQKAGLYGQTYPAQGPPMQGGFHLQGQSPSFNSMMNQMNQQGNFPLQGMHPRANIMRPRTNTPKQLRMQLQQRLQGQQFLNQSRQALELKMENPTAGGAAVMRPMMQPQQGFLNAQMVAQRSRELLSHHFRQQRVAMMMQQQQQQQQQQQQQQQQQQQQQQQQQQQQTQAFSPPPNVTASPSMDGLLAGPAMPQAPPQQFPYQPNYGMGQQPDPAFGRVSSPPSAMISSRMGPSQNPMMQHPQAASIYQSSEMKGWPSGNLARNSSFSQQQFAHQGNPAVYSMVHMNGSSGHMGQMNMNPMPMSGMPMGPDQKYC, encoded by the exons ATGAGTGGATTAGGAGAAAACTTGGATCCACTGGCCACTGATTCACGAAAACGCAAATTGCCATGTGATGCTCCAGGACAAGG TCTTACCTGCAGTGGTGAAAAGCGGAGACGGGAGCAGGAAAGTAAATATATTGAAGAATTGGCTGAGCTGATATCTGCCAATCTTAGTGATATTGACAATTTCAATGTCAAACCAGATAAATGTGCGATTTTAAAGGAAACAGTAAGACAGATACGTCAAATAAAAGAGCAAG GAAAAACTATTTCCAATGATGATGATGTTCAAAAAGCCGATGTATCTTCTACAGGGCAGGGAGTTATTGATAAAGACTCCTTAGGACCGCTTTTACTTCAG GCATTAGATGGTTTCCTATTTGTGGTGAATCGAGATGGAAACATTGTATTTGTGTCAGAAAATGTCACACAATACCTGCAATATAAGCAAGAGGACCTGGTTAACACAAGTGTTTACAATATCTTacatgaagaagacagaaaggattttcttaaaaatttaccaaaatcTACAG TTAATGGAGTTTCCTGGACAAATGAGACCCAGAGACAAAAAAGCCATACATTTAATTGCCGTATGTTGATGAAAACACCACATGATATTCTGGAAGACATAAACGCCAGTCCTGAAATGCGCCAGAGATATGAAACAATGCAGTGCTTTGCCCTGTCTCAGCCACGAGCTAtgatggaggaaggggaag ATTTGCAATCTTGTATGATCTGTGTGGCACGCCGCATTACTACAGGAGAAAGAGCATTTCCATCAAACCCTGAGAGCTTTATTACCAGACATGATCTTTCAG GAAAGGTTGTCAATATAGATACAAATTCACTAAGATCCTCCATGAGGCCTGGCTTTGAAGATATAATCCGAAGGTGTATTCAGAGATTTTTTAGTCTAAATGATGGGCAGTCATGGTCCCAGAAACGTCACTATCAAGAAG CTTATCTTAATGGCCATGCAGAAACCCCAGTATATCGATTCTCATTGGCTGATGGAACTATAGTGACTGCACAGACGAAAAGCAAACTCTTCCGAAATCCTGTAACAAATGATCGACATGGCTTTGTCTCAACTCACTTTCTTCAGAG AGAACAGAATGGATATAGACCAAACCCAAATCCTGTTGGACAAGGGATTAGACCACCTATGGCTGGATGCAACAGTTCAGTAGGCAGCATGAGTATGTCGCCAAACCAAGGCTTACAGATGCCAAGCAGCAGGGCCTATGGCTTGGCAGACCCTAGCACCACAGGGCAGATGAGTGGAGCTAGGTATGGGGGTTCCAGTAACATAGCCTCATTGACCCCTGGGCCAGGCATGCAATCACCATCTTCCTACCAGAACAACAACTATGGGCTCAGCATGAGTAGCCCCCCACATGGAAGTCCTGGTCTTGCCCCAAACCAGCAGAATATCATGATTTCTCCTCGTAATCGTGGGAGTCCAAAGATAGCCTCACATCAGTTTTCTCCTGTTGCAG gTGTGCACTCTCCCATGGGATCTTCTGGCAATAGTGGGAACCACAGCTTTTCCAGCAGCTCTCTCAGTGCCCTGCAAGCCATCAGTGAGGGTGTAGGGACTTCTCTTTTATCTACTCTGTCATCACCAGGCCCCAAGTTGGATAACTCTCCCAATATGAATATAACCCAACCAAGTAAAGTAAGCAGTCAGGATTCCAAGAGTCCACTGGGCTTTTATTGCGACCAAAATCCAGTGGAGAGTTCAATGTGTCAGTCAAATAGCAGAGATCACCTCAGTGACAAAGAAAGTAAGGAGAGCAGTGTTGAGGGATCAGAGAATCCGAGGGGTCCTTTGGAAAGCAAAGGTCACAAAAAATTACTGCAGTTACTTACCTGTTCTTCTGATGACCGGGGTCATTCCTCCTTGACCAACTCCCCGCTAGATTCAAGTTGTAAAGAATCTTCTGTTAGTGTCACCAGCCCCTCTGGAGTCTCCTCCTCTACATCTGGAGGAGTATCCTCTACATCCAATATGCATGGGTCACTGTTACAAGAGAAGCACCGGATTTTGCACAAGTTGCTGCAGAATGGGAATTCACCAGCTGAAGTAGCCAAGATTACTGCAGAAGCCACTGGGAAAGACACCAGCAGTATAACTTCTTGTGGGGACGGAAATGTTGTTAAGCAGGAGCAGCTAAGTCCTAAGAAGAAGGAGAATAATGCACTTCTTAGATACCTGCTGGACAGGGATGATCCTAGTGATGCACTCTCTAAAGAACTACAGCCCCAAGTGGAAGGAGTGGATAATAAAATAAGTCAGTGCACCAGCTCCACTATTCCGAGCTCAAGTCAAGAGAAAGACCCTAAAATTAAGACAGAGACAAGTGAAGAg ggATCTGGAGACTTGGATAATCTAGATGCTATTCTTGGTGATCTGACTAGTTCTGACTTTTACAATAATTCCATATCCTCAAATGGTAGTCATCTGGGGACTAAGCAACAGGTGTTTCAAGGAACTAATTCTCTGG GTTTGAAAAGTCCACAGTCTGTGCAGTCTATTCGTCCTCCATATAACCGAGCAGTGTCTCTGGATAGTCCTGTTTCTGTTGGCTCAAGTCCTCCAGTAAAAAATATCAGTGCTTTCCCCATGTTACCAAAGCAACCCATGTTGGGTGGGAATCCAAGAATGATGATGGATAGTCAGGAAAATTATGGCTCAAGTATGG GTGGACCAAACAGAAATGTGACTGTGACTCAGACTCCTtcctcaggagactggggcttacCAAACTCAAAGGCCAGCAGAATGGAACCTGTGAATTCAAACTCCATGGGAAGACCAGGAGGAGATTATAATACTTCTTTACCCAGACCTGCACTGGGTGGCTCTATGCCCACGTTGCCTCTTCGGTCTAATAGCATACCAGGTGCGAGACCAATATTGCAGCCGCAGCAACAGCAGCAGATGCTTCAAATAA GGCCTGGTGAAATCCCCATGGGAATGGGGGCTAATCCCTATGGCCAAGCAGCAGCATCTAACCAACTGGGTTCCTGGCCTGATGGCATGTTGTCGATAGAACAAGTTCCTCATGGGACTCAAAATAG GCCCCTTCTTAGGAATTCCCTGGATGATCTTGTCGGGCCACCTTCCAACCTGGAAGGCCAGAGTGACGAAAGAGCATTATTGGACCAGCTGCACACTCTTCTCAGCAACACAGATGCCACAGGCCTGGAAGAAATTGACAGAGCTTTGGGAATCCCTGAACTTGTCAATCAG GGACAGGCATTAGAGCCCAAACAGGATGCTTTCCAAGGCCAAGAAGCAGCAGTAATGATGGATCAGAAGGCAGGATTATATGGACAGACGTACCCAGCACAAGGGCCTCCAATGCAAGGAGGCTTTCATCTTCAGGGACAATCACCATCTTTTAACTCTATGATGAATCAGATGAACCAGCAAGGCAATTTTCCTCTCCAAGGAATGCACCCGCGAGCCAACATCATGAGACCCCGGACAAACACCCCCAAGCAACTTAGAATGCAGCTTCAGCAGAGGCTCCAGGGCCAGCAG TTTTTGAATCAGAGCAGACAGGCACTTGAATTGAAAATGGAAAACCCTACTGCTGGTGGTGCTGCGGTGATGAGGCCTATGATGCAGCCCCAG CAGGGTTTTCTTAATGCTCAAATGGTCGCCCAACGCAGCAGAGAGCTGCTAAGTCATCACTTCCGACAACAGAGGGTGGCTATGAtgatgcagcagcagcagcagcaacagcaacaacagcagcagcagcagcagcagcagcagcaacagcagcagcagcagcagcagcagcaaacccAGGCCTTCAGCCCACCTCCTAATGTGACTGCTTCCCCCAGCATGGATGGGCTTTTGGCGGGACCTGCAATGCCACAAGCTCCACCACAGCAGTTTCCATATCAACCAAATTATG gaaTGGGACAACAACCAGATCCAGCCTTTGGTCGAGTGTCTAGTCCTCCCAGTGCAATGATATCGTCAAGAATGGGTCCCTCCCAGAATCCCATGATGCAACACCCCCAGGCTGCATCCATCTATCAGTCCTCAGAAATGAAGGGCTGGCCATCAGGAAATTTGGCCAGGAACAG CTCCTTTTCCCAGCAGCAGTTTGCCCACCAGGGGAATCCTGCAGTGTATAGTATGGTGCACATGAATGGCAGCAGTGGTCACATGGGACAGATGAACATGAACCCCATGCCCATGTCTGGCATGCCTATGGGCCCTGATCAG AAATACTGCTGA
- the NCOA3 gene encoding nuclear receptor coactivator 3 isoform X2, translating to MSGLGENLDPLATDSRKRKLPCDAPGQGLTCSGEKRRREQESKYIEELAELISANLSDIDNFNVKPDKCAILKETVRQIRQIKEQGKTISNDDDVQKADVSSTGQGVIDKDSLGPLLLQALDGFLFVVNRDGNIVFVSENVTQYLQYKQEDLVNTSVYNILHEEDRKDFLKNLPKSTVNGVSWTNETQRQKSHTFNCRMLMKTPHDILEDINASPEMRQRYETMQCFALSQPRAMMEEGEDLQSCMICVARRITTGERAFPSNPESFITRHDLSGKVVNIDTNSLRSSMRPGFEDIIRRCIQRFFSLNDGQSWSQKRHYQEAYLNGHAETPVYRFSLADGTIVTAQTKSKLFRNPVTNDRHGFVSTHFLQREQNGYRPNPNPVGQGIRPPMAGCNSSVGSMSMSPNQGLQMPSSRAYGLADPSTTGQMSGARYGGSSNIASLTPGPGMQSPSSYQNNNYGLSMSSPPHGSPGLAPNQQNIMISPRNRGSPKIASHQFSPVAGVHSPMGSSGNSGNHSFSSSSLSALQAISEGVGTSLLSTLSSPGPKLDNSPNMNITQPSKVSSQDSKSPLGFYCDQNPVESSMCQSNSRDHLSDKESKESSVEGSENPRGPLESKGHKKLLQLLTCSSDDRGHSSLTNSPLDSSCKESSVSVTSPSGVSSSTSGGVSSTSNMHGSLLQEKHRILHKLLQNGNSPAEVAKITAEATGKDTSSITSCGDGNVVKQEQLSPKKKENNALLRYLLDRDDPSDALSKELQPQVEGVDNKISQCTSSTIPSSSQEKDPKIKTETSEEGSGDLDNLDAILGDLTSSDFYNNSISSNGSHLGTKQQVFQGTNSLGLKSPQSVQSIRPPYNRAVSLDSPVSVGSSPPVKNISAFPMLPKQPMLGGNPRMMMDSQENYGSSMGGPNRNVTVTQTPSSGDWGLPNSKASRMEPVNSNSMGRPGGDYNTSLPRPALGGSMPTLPLRSNSIPGARPILQPQQQQQMLQIRPGEIPMGMGANPYGQAAASNQLGSWPDGMLSIEQVPHGTQNRPLLRNSLDDLVGPPSNLEGQSDERALLDQLHTLLSNTDATGLEEIDRALGIPELVNQGQALEPKQDAFQGQEAAVMMDQKAGLYGQTYPAQGPPMQGGFHLQGQSPSFNSMMNQMNQQGNFPLQGMHPRANIMRPRTNTPKQLRMQLQQRLQGQQFLNQSRQALELKMENPTAGGAAVMRPMMQPQGFLNAQMVAQRSRELLSHHFRQQRVAMMMQQQQQQQQQQQQQQQQQQQQQQQQQQQQTQAFSPPPNVTASPSMDGLLAGPAMPQAPPQQFPYQPNYGMGQQPDPAFGRVSSPPSAMISSRMGPSQNPMMQHPQAASIYQSSEMKGWPSGNLARNSSFSQQQFAHQGNPAVYSMVHMNGSSGHMGQMNMNPMPMSGMPMGPDQKYC from the exons ATGAGTGGATTAGGAGAAAACTTGGATCCACTGGCCACTGATTCACGAAAACGCAAATTGCCATGTGATGCTCCAGGACAAGG TCTTACCTGCAGTGGTGAAAAGCGGAGACGGGAGCAGGAAAGTAAATATATTGAAGAATTGGCTGAGCTGATATCTGCCAATCTTAGTGATATTGACAATTTCAATGTCAAACCAGATAAATGTGCGATTTTAAAGGAAACAGTAAGACAGATACGTCAAATAAAAGAGCAAG GAAAAACTATTTCCAATGATGATGATGTTCAAAAAGCCGATGTATCTTCTACAGGGCAGGGAGTTATTGATAAAGACTCCTTAGGACCGCTTTTACTTCAG GCATTAGATGGTTTCCTATTTGTGGTGAATCGAGATGGAAACATTGTATTTGTGTCAGAAAATGTCACACAATACCTGCAATATAAGCAAGAGGACCTGGTTAACACAAGTGTTTACAATATCTTacatgaagaagacagaaaggattttcttaaaaatttaccaaaatcTACAG TTAATGGAGTTTCCTGGACAAATGAGACCCAGAGACAAAAAAGCCATACATTTAATTGCCGTATGTTGATGAAAACACCACATGATATTCTGGAAGACATAAACGCCAGTCCTGAAATGCGCCAGAGATATGAAACAATGCAGTGCTTTGCCCTGTCTCAGCCACGAGCTAtgatggaggaaggggaag ATTTGCAATCTTGTATGATCTGTGTGGCACGCCGCATTACTACAGGAGAAAGAGCATTTCCATCAAACCCTGAGAGCTTTATTACCAGACATGATCTTTCAG GAAAGGTTGTCAATATAGATACAAATTCACTAAGATCCTCCATGAGGCCTGGCTTTGAAGATATAATCCGAAGGTGTATTCAGAGATTTTTTAGTCTAAATGATGGGCAGTCATGGTCCCAGAAACGTCACTATCAAGAAG CTTATCTTAATGGCCATGCAGAAACCCCAGTATATCGATTCTCATTGGCTGATGGAACTATAGTGACTGCACAGACGAAAAGCAAACTCTTCCGAAATCCTGTAACAAATGATCGACATGGCTTTGTCTCAACTCACTTTCTTCAGAG AGAACAGAATGGATATAGACCAAACCCAAATCCTGTTGGACAAGGGATTAGACCACCTATGGCTGGATGCAACAGTTCAGTAGGCAGCATGAGTATGTCGCCAAACCAAGGCTTACAGATGCCAAGCAGCAGGGCCTATGGCTTGGCAGACCCTAGCACCACAGGGCAGATGAGTGGAGCTAGGTATGGGGGTTCCAGTAACATAGCCTCATTGACCCCTGGGCCAGGCATGCAATCACCATCTTCCTACCAGAACAACAACTATGGGCTCAGCATGAGTAGCCCCCCACATGGAAGTCCTGGTCTTGCCCCAAACCAGCAGAATATCATGATTTCTCCTCGTAATCGTGGGAGTCCAAAGATAGCCTCACATCAGTTTTCTCCTGTTGCAG gTGTGCACTCTCCCATGGGATCTTCTGGCAATAGTGGGAACCACAGCTTTTCCAGCAGCTCTCTCAGTGCCCTGCAAGCCATCAGTGAGGGTGTAGGGACTTCTCTTTTATCTACTCTGTCATCACCAGGCCCCAAGTTGGATAACTCTCCCAATATGAATATAACCCAACCAAGTAAAGTAAGCAGTCAGGATTCCAAGAGTCCACTGGGCTTTTATTGCGACCAAAATCCAGTGGAGAGTTCAATGTGTCAGTCAAATAGCAGAGATCACCTCAGTGACAAAGAAAGTAAGGAGAGCAGTGTTGAGGGATCAGAGAATCCGAGGGGTCCTTTGGAAAGCAAAGGTCACAAAAAATTACTGCAGTTACTTACCTGTTCTTCTGATGACCGGGGTCATTCCTCCTTGACCAACTCCCCGCTAGATTCAAGTTGTAAAGAATCTTCTGTTAGTGTCACCAGCCCCTCTGGAGTCTCCTCCTCTACATCTGGAGGAGTATCCTCTACATCCAATATGCATGGGTCACTGTTACAAGAGAAGCACCGGATTTTGCACAAGTTGCTGCAGAATGGGAATTCACCAGCTGAAGTAGCCAAGATTACTGCAGAAGCCACTGGGAAAGACACCAGCAGTATAACTTCTTGTGGGGACGGAAATGTTGTTAAGCAGGAGCAGCTAAGTCCTAAGAAGAAGGAGAATAATGCACTTCTTAGATACCTGCTGGACAGGGATGATCCTAGTGATGCACTCTCTAAAGAACTACAGCCCCAAGTGGAAGGAGTGGATAATAAAATAAGTCAGTGCACCAGCTCCACTATTCCGAGCTCAAGTCAAGAGAAAGACCCTAAAATTAAGACAGAGACAAGTGAAGAg ggATCTGGAGACTTGGATAATCTAGATGCTATTCTTGGTGATCTGACTAGTTCTGACTTTTACAATAATTCCATATCCTCAAATGGTAGTCATCTGGGGACTAAGCAACAGGTGTTTCAAGGAACTAATTCTCTGG GTTTGAAAAGTCCACAGTCTGTGCAGTCTATTCGTCCTCCATATAACCGAGCAGTGTCTCTGGATAGTCCTGTTTCTGTTGGCTCAAGTCCTCCAGTAAAAAATATCAGTGCTTTCCCCATGTTACCAAAGCAACCCATGTTGGGTGGGAATCCAAGAATGATGATGGATAGTCAGGAAAATTATGGCTCAAGTATGG GTGGACCAAACAGAAATGTGACTGTGACTCAGACTCCTtcctcaggagactggggcttacCAAACTCAAAGGCCAGCAGAATGGAACCTGTGAATTCAAACTCCATGGGAAGACCAGGAGGAGATTATAATACTTCTTTACCCAGACCTGCACTGGGTGGCTCTATGCCCACGTTGCCTCTTCGGTCTAATAGCATACCAGGTGCGAGACCAATATTGCAGCCGCAGCAACAGCAGCAGATGCTTCAAATAA GGCCTGGTGAAATCCCCATGGGAATGGGGGCTAATCCCTATGGCCAAGCAGCAGCATCTAACCAACTGGGTTCCTGGCCTGATGGCATGTTGTCGATAGAACAAGTTCCTCATGGGACTCAAAATAG GCCCCTTCTTAGGAATTCCCTGGATGATCTTGTCGGGCCACCTTCCAACCTGGAAGGCCAGAGTGACGAAAGAGCATTATTGGACCAGCTGCACACTCTTCTCAGCAACACAGATGCCACAGGCCTGGAAGAAATTGACAGAGCTTTGGGAATCCCTGAACTTGTCAATCAG GGACAGGCATTAGAGCCCAAACAGGATGCTTTCCAAGGCCAAGAAGCAGCAGTAATGATGGATCAGAAGGCAGGATTATATGGACAGACGTACCCAGCACAAGGGCCTCCAATGCAAGGAGGCTTTCATCTTCAGGGACAATCACCATCTTTTAACTCTATGATGAATCAGATGAACCAGCAAGGCAATTTTCCTCTCCAAGGAATGCACCCGCGAGCCAACATCATGAGACCCCGGACAAACACCCCCAAGCAACTTAGAATGCAGCTTCAGCAGAGGCTCCAGGGCCAGCAG TTTTTGAATCAGAGCAGACAGGCACTTGAATTGAAAATGGAAAACCCTACTGCTGGTGGTGCTGCGGTGATGAGGCCTATGATGCAGCCCCAG GGTTTTCTTAATGCTCAAATGGTCGCCCAACGCAGCAGAGAGCTGCTAAGTCATCACTTCCGACAACAGAGGGTGGCTATGAtgatgcagcagcagcagcagcaacagcaacaacagcagcagcagcagcagcagcagcagcaacagcagcagcagcagcagcagcagcaaacccAGGCCTTCAGCCCACCTCCTAATGTGACTGCTTCCCCCAGCATGGATGGGCTTTTGGCGGGACCTGCAATGCCACAAGCTCCACCACAGCAGTTTCCATATCAACCAAATTATG gaaTGGGACAACAACCAGATCCAGCCTTTGGTCGAGTGTCTAGTCCTCCCAGTGCAATGATATCGTCAAGAATGGGTCCCTCCCAGAATCCCATGATGCAACACCCCCAGGCTGCATCCATCTATCAGTCCTCAGAAATGAAGGGCTGGCCATCAGGAAATTTGGCCAGGAACAG CTCCTTTTCCCAGCAGCAGTTTGCCCACCAGGGGAATCCTGCAGTGTATAGTATGGTGCACATGAATGGCAGCAGTGGTCACATGGGACAGATGAACATGAACCCCATGCCCATGTCTGGCATGCCTATGGGCCCTGATCAG AAATACTGCTGA